From the Deinococcus radiophilus genome, one window contains:
- a CDS encoding ArsR/SmtB family transcription factor yields MEARFSSRVVKTTEQGRLLLSDSFRPILSALWSGCHTISDIANRAGVDFNTAYYRVRQLESNGLVQVGSIVKRKGRGIKYHELTADSYKVPFSLTSHDTITDFVQKDFRTLERIIRYLHLPYPNPLQKNIAMTRPV; encoded by the coding sequence ATGGAAGCAAGATTTTCAAGTAGGGTTGTTAAGACCACGGAGCAAGGGCGGTTACTACTCTCTGACAGCTTCAGACCAATCTTATCGGCCCTTTGGTCTGGCTGCCATACCATCAGTGACATTGCGAACCGAGCTGGAGTGGACTTTAATACTGCTTACTACAGAGTCAGGCAATTAGAATCTAACGGCTTGGTGCAAGTCGGCAGCATAGTCAAGCGTAAAGGTCGAGGAATCAAATACCACGAGTTGACTGCTGATTCATATAAGGTGCCATTCTCATTAACCAGCCACGACACAATCACAGATTTTGTTCAAAAGGACTTTAGGACTTTGGAGAGGATCATAAGGTATTTGCATCTTCCATATCCAAACCCCTTACAGAAAAATATAGCTATGACGAGGCCGGTATAG